A genome region from Danio aesculapii chromosome 2, fDanAes4.1, whole genome shotgun sequence includes the following:
- the LOC130239295 gene encoding gastrula zinc finger protein XlCGF57.1-like has translation MEFVIKEEIKEFIIFPEPCRVKEEQTEELLGPHVKEESEDLNIQTPEDFSTEEKPFRNSGKRRAKGDTTCHDCGKSFKYISHFTSHRRIHSGEKPFTCRECGKTFNHKGNLNIHLKAHVGEKPFGCHHCGKSFIHRGHLNDHMRVHTGETPYACTRCPKRFRFKSSLTWHMKSHTQPQRWTCQQCGLKLKNTKTLKVHTKTHMQKNPFTCIQCGKGFKCIRSLQRHMQTHAEECPHKCPHCTKRFIHKGHLNEHLRTHTKDRPYTCEVCGKTFNHKGYLSVHLRMHSGEKPYACDHCGKSFIHRGHLNEHVKVHTGVKPHTCPHCGKKFGNKGYFNVHLRTHSEEKPFACHYCGKRFLHRGHLNEHLRIHTGEKPFKCALCALTFTHKGSLTWHMKVHTGE, from the exons ATGGAGTTTGTGATTAAAGAAGAGATTAAGGAGTTCATCATCTTTCCAGAGCCCTGCAGAGTCAAAGAAGAGCAAACCGAGGAGCTGCTGG GTCCACATGTGAAAGAAGAAAGCGAAGACCTGAACATACAGACACCTGAAGATTTCAGTACTGAAGAAAAACCTTTCAGAAACTCAGGAAAGAGACGTGCAAAGGGCGATACGACGTGTCACGATTGTGGAAAATCCTTCAAGTACATAAGCCACTTCACATCCCACAGAAGAATCCACAGCGGGGAGAAACCCTTCACATGCAGAGAGTGTGGGAAAACATTCAACCACAAAGGAAACCTGAATATCCACCTGAAGGCTCACGTCGGGGAGAAGCCGTTCGGGTGCCATCACTGCGGGAAGAGCTTCATCCACAGGGGACACCTGAACGACCACATGagggtccacactggagaaacaccCTACGCTTGCACACGCTGCCCAAAACGCTTCAGGTTTAAATCCAGCCTCACGTGGCACATGAAGAGTCACACACAGCCGCAGCGCTGGACATGCCAACAATGCGGACTCAAGTTAAAGAACACCAAAACGCTCAAAGTGCACACcaaaacacacatgcagaaaaaccCCTTCACATGCATCCAGTGTGGGAAAGGCTTCAAGTGCATTAGAAGCCTTCAGAGGCACATGCAGACGCACGCTGAAGAGTGCCCTCACAAGTGCCCACACTGCACCAAGCGGTTCATTCATAAAGGACACCTCAATGAGCACTTGAGGACGCACACTAAAGACAGACCCTACACTTGTGAAGTGTGCGGAAAGACGTTCAATCACAAGGGATACTTAAGTGTTCATCTCAGGATGCACAGCGGAGAGAAACCGTACGCATGCGATCACTGCGGAAAGAGCTTCATCCACAGAGGACACCTTAATGAACATGTGAAAGTGCACACTGGAGTGAAGCCGCACACCTGCCCTCACTGCGGAAAGAAGTTCGGCAATAAGGGATACTTCAATGTTCACTTGAGGACTCACTCTGAGGAGAAGCCGTTTGCCTGTCATTACTGCGGGAAGCGTTTCCTTCATCGAGGACACCTGAATGAGCACCTGAGGATCCACACTGGGGAGAAACCGTTCAAGTGCGCTCTCTGTGCACTGACGTTCACGCATAAAGGAAGCCTGACGTGGCACATGAAGGTTCACACTGGAGAGTAG